From the genome of Terriglobales bacterium:
GAAAGGGCCCAGGGCCAGCGAGGGCTACATCCTCGACTTTGAGAAGATCTACGAGAAGATTGCCGAAACCCTGGAGATGGGCGGCACTGGCGTGCTCATGCAGGGCGGCATCCACCCCGACTTGAAAATCGATTGGTTCGAGAGCCTCTTCACCGGCATTAAGCAGCGCTTCCCGCAGATCTGGCTGCACTGCCTGTCGGCGTCTGAGGTCCTGGCCATCGCCGAGTACTCCGAGCTCGATCTGCGCACCACCATCGCCCGTCTCCGCGACGCCGGCCTCGACTCCATCCCCGGCGGCGGCGCCGAGATCCTCGACGACGAAGTCCGCTACAAGATCGCGCGCCTCAAGTGCCTCACTCAGGATTGGGTCAACGTGCACCGCACCGCCCACCAGCTCGGCATGCGCACCACGGCGACCATGATGTTTGGCGTGGGCGAAAAGCTGGAGCACCGCGTCAACCACTTCAAGGTCGTGTACGACCTCCAGGAAGAGACCGGCGGCTTCACCGCCTTCATCCCCTGGACGTTCCAGCCGCACAATACCGCGCTCGGCGGCCGCCACTGGGACGAAGCCACCAGCGTCGAATATCTCAAGACGCTCGCCATCTCGCGCCTGTTCCTCTCCAACATCGAGAACATTCAGTCGAGCTGGGTCACGCAGGGTCTGAAGGTCTGCCAGCTCGGACTGCGTTTCGGCGGCAACGACGTGGGCTCGGTGATGCTGGAAGAGAACGTCGTCAAGGCGGCAGGCACCTCGAACTGCACTACCGAAGAG
Proteins encoded in this window:
- a CDS encoding CofH family radical SAM protein, giving the protein KGPRASEGYILDFEKIYEKIAETLEMGGTGVLMQGGIHPDLKIDWFESLFTGIKQRFPQIWLHCLSASEVLAIAEYSELDLRTTIARLRDAGLDSIPGGGAEILDDEVRYKIARLKCLTQDWVNVHRTAHQLGMRTTATMMFGVGEKLEHRVNHFKVVYDLQEETGGFTAFIPWTFQPHNTALGGRHWDEATSVEYLKTLAISRLFLSNIENIQSSWVTQGLKVCQLGLRFGGNDVGSVMLEENVVKAAGTSNCTTEEELRRIIRGAGFRPAQRDTLYRTMFLN